Proteins from a genomic interval of Kitasatospora kifunensis:
- a CDS encoding sensor histidine kinase yields MALLWVRRLHRRALEDRSRLLERERESAAQVAVDAERARIAAELHDIVSHNVSLMVVQASAAREVLTTMPGEAAAAMLAVEGAGRDAMTELRHLLGLLAPSQSGEEEQGQADLSPQPSLGGLGPLVDRIAFAGLPVEVRIAGEPRPLPAGIDLTAYRIVQEALTNALKHGDGGKAEVTVRYTDHYLRVEVLNSGPSVLSGGSPAPRKPVSEQGYGPGHGLLGLRERVAVYGGDLDARRRLGGGFRVRARIPLDKP; encoded by the coding sequence GTGGCGCTCCTGTGGGTGCGACGCCTGCACCGCAGGGCGCTGGAGGATCGCAGTCGGCTCCTGGAGCGGGAGCGCGAGAGCGCCGCCCAGGTCGCCGTCGACGCCGAACGCGCGAGGATCGCGGCGGAGTTGCACGACATCGTGAGCCACAACGTGAGCCTCATGGTGGTCCAGGCGAGCGCCGCCCGCGAAGTGCTCACCACGATGCCGGGTGAGGCCGCCGCCGCGATGCTGGCGGTCGAGGGCGCCGGTCGTGACGCGATGACCGAACTGCGCCATCTGCTCGGCCTGTTGGCGCCCTCGCAGAGCGGCGAGGAGGAGCAGGGGCAGGCCGATCTCTCGCCCCAGCCGAGTCTGGGCGGGCTCGGTCCGCTGGTCGACCGGATCGCCTTCGCCGGCCTGCCCGTCGAGGTGCGGATCGCCGGCGAGCCCCGTCCGCTGCCGGCCGGCATCGACCTGACGGCGTACCGGATCGTGCAGGAGGCGCTCACCAACGCGCTCAAGCACGGCGACGGGGGCAAGGCCGAGGTGACGGTTCGCTACACGGATCACTACCTGCGGGTGGAGGTGCTGAACAGTGGGCCCAGCGTCCTGTCCGGTGGCTCGCCGGCACCCAGGAAGCCGGTCTCGGAGCAGGGGTACGGGCCGGGGCACGGCCTGCTGGGCCTGCGCGAGCGGGTCGCCGTCTACGGTGGCGATCTCGACGCGCGGCGCCGGCTCGGCGGCGGGTTCCGGGTCCGGGCGCGTATACCGTTGGACAAGCCATGA
- a CDS encoding response regulator encodes MTNTEPTTSDRFAVTGENGNDHPHAAAGSAAVSTEPAVRVLIADDQALIRAGFRMILTARGIEVVGEAADGAEAVAAALSLRPDVVLLDIRMPNMDGLEAARRILEQLPDCRVIMLTTFDLDHYVYSALAIGASGFLLKDVTAAHLAAAVRLVDTGDALLAPSITRRLVERFAAGDPRPGTGQEQKPDTAARRSGAARELDVLTPRELEVLTLLGRGLSNTELARRLVLSEATVKTHVARIFAKLTLRDRAQAVVLAYESGLIAPGGTE; translated from the coding sequence ATGACGAATACAGAGCCAACCACCAGCGACCGTTTCGCCGTTACGGGCGAGAACGGCAACGACCACCCGCACGCGGCGGCCGGGTCGGCGGCTGTCAGCACCGAGCCCGCCGTGCGGGTCCTGATCGCCGATGACCAGGCGCTGATCCGGGCCGGTTTCCGGATGATCCTCACCGCGCGCGGAATCGAGGTGGTCGGCGAGGCCGCCGACGGAGCCGAGGCCGTCGCCGCTGCCCTCAGCCTGCGGCCGGACGTCGTGCTCCTGGACATCCGGATGCCGAACATGGACGGCCTGGAGGCAGCCCGGCGCATCCTGGAGCAGCTGCCGGACTGCCGGGTGATCATGCTGACCACCTTCGACCTCGACCACTACGTCTACTCCGCGCTGGCCATCGGCGCCAGTGGCTTCCTGCTCAAGGACGTCACCGCCGCGCACCTGGCCGCCGCCGTCCGCCTGGTCGACACCGGCGATGCCCTCCTCGCGCCCTCGATCACCAGGCGGCTGGTCGAGCGGTTCGCCGCAGGCGACCCCAGGCCGGGCACCGGGCAGGAGCAGAAGCCCGACACAGCCGCTCGGCGCTCGGGCGCCGCGCGCGAGCTGGACGTGCTGACGCCCCGTGAGCTGGAGGTCCTGACCCTGCTGGGACGGGGTCTTTCCAACACCGAGCTGGCGCGGCGGCTGGTCCTGAGCGAGGCCACCGTGAAGACCCACGTCGCCCGCATCTTCGCCAAGCTCACCCTGCGCGACCGCGCCCAAGCCGTCGTCCTCGCCTACGAGTCGGGACTGATCGCCCCGGGCGGAACCGAGTAG